The genomic region CGACGTGGACCGGTGTTCCGCTCCCCGTCACGCCGGTCTGCCCGGCGGCCTGGGCCGTCATCGCGCCGACGCGCTCGATACCCCACGGCACGGTCTGGCCGGTGGCCTGCATCGTCCCGTTCGCCTCGACGTACCGGACGTGCGGGTTCCGGCGAAGACCGTCGAGCGCGGCCGCCGGGAAGGTCCCCACGAGCGCCTGCCCGATGGCCGGACCGAAGTCGAACTCGCGACTCACACGGGTCGCGACCTCGCGGGCGCGGGCGAGCCCGACCGCGTCGCTCGTCCCGACGATATGCTCTCCTGTCACTGCGCTGGCAGCGGCCGGTGCCAGTCCGAGTCCGACCGTACTGCCGGCGAGGCCACGGAGCAGCTGACGGCGTGAAAACTGCATGATATCTCTCTTGCAGAGAGGGTTCGAACCCGTATGAACGGGTCCTGAGCGGTCAGAAAGGAGCTAACCAGCGAGATGGCCGCCCGTGTCAGCAGGGATGTAGGTGGTAGTGCCGCCGCGAGAGACTCAGACCCGCGGGTCGTCGAGTTGCACCGGACGGATAGCCGTCGCGGTCGCGCCCGTCTCGTCACGCGCGGTCACACGGACGAGGACTCGGCCGGACCGGGTCGTGCGCGCGTCGTCGCCGACGCCGACCGCGGTCGTCCCGGTCACCGTCTCACCTTCGACCGATTCGGTCACCGCGGTCCGTTCGCTGTTCTGGCCGATGACGCAGACGGTGACCGCCTCGAGGTCACCGTCACCGTCGGTCGCCTCCCACGAGACCACGACCGCCCGTTCGTCGGTGTCGGTGTCGGTCAGGACGGCGTCGAGCGTGACGCCCTCGACCCGCGGCGGAATCGGCTGGGTGGCCCGTGTCTTCCCTGTTGTGTCGGCATCGGTCCGGATCGTGTCGGCGTCGTCGCCTGTCGACAGTCGCCTCGTTCTCTCCCCTGTCATCGTCGTTCACCTAGACAGAGGTTCGCATGGGTCATGAGGCCCCCACGGACCACACCGTGAGTACCTGCGCGTGAGGTGCGTCGCCCCCGGTAGGTGCGGGCGAGCGAGGGACTCATCGCGCTCCGCTGTGCGTCTCTCCCCGTTGTCTCGGCCCTTCCGGCCGCCCGCGTCCCCCGTGCGCCGGCGGCGATAGAAGGGAGCGACCCCCTCCGGTGTCGTTCCATAACCTCTCAGTAAACATAGGTCTCCCGTGGGTATGAGTGTTCGCTAGCCCGCCACGTGCGGACGTCGGCGTCGCCGAGGGCCCAGCCGGAATCAGGTGCAGAAAGACGGGCGTGGCGGGAGCGTTCCAATCGTTCGACTCCCACTCACCGACCGACTGAGAGACGCCGAAAAAGTAACAGTTCTGGGACAATTGTGTCACGTGTCTGCGGTGTGTCCGACGCAAGAACTATACCGGTCCCGACGGACCTTCTCGGGTATGGGGTTCATGTCCAAGATCCTCGGCACGAGTGGTTCGCGTAGCACCGAGGACTATCTCGAACTCGATCTCGACGACTTCGATACCGTCTCCGGCGAGGCAGCGATGCAAGTACACATCGCGGAAGTCGCCGGACAGGCGGACGCTATCGATATCAAGGACGCGGTGTACGACGGAGACCTCGTCATCGCCGACATCACACGGTTGCGCACCGAAGACCGCACCGTCGACCACATCATCGACGAACTCCGTCAGGTGGCACAGGAGGTCGACGGCGACATCGTCCAGAAGGGTGACGACCAGCTCATCGTCACGCCGACGGGCGTGAAGATCAGCCGCGAGAAACTCGGGCGCGACTGAACCAGCCTCGCTCGCGACCCGGGCGTCGGCGAGACCGTCTTTTATATCCTATCGAGCGGCCAGCAACGGCATGTCCTGACCACCTGTTCGCGACGGGTCTGGGCCGTTGTGCAGCGTGCCCGTCGCGAGACACCGCGTCGCTGCCTGTTCACTCGCTCCGAAACCCACCAGCGGCGGCGGGAGACTCAGAAGTGGTCCTTGCCCGGGTTCGAGGAGCCCCAGTCGCCCCGGCCGCCCTCGGTCCGGTCGACGCCC from Haloarchaeobius sp. HME9146 harbors:
- the sepF gene encoding cell division protein SepF codes for the protein MGFMSKILGTSGSRSTEDYLELDLDDFDTVSGEAAMQVHIAEVAGQADAIDIKDAVYDGDLVIADITRLRTEDRTVDHIIDELRQVAQEVDGDIVQKGDDQLIVTPTGVKISREKLGRD